Part of the Cuniculiplasma divulgatum genome, TTATTCCTATGACAGCAGCATCTTCAATTTTCCCATTCTTAAGTAATACTTCTTCGATCTCTCTAGGATATATATTATATCCACCAGCGATTATCATATCTTTCTTTCTGTCTATTATATGAATGTATCCCTCCTCATCTACAAACCCTATGTCACCAGTGTATAGCCATCCATCGCGAAGCACCTGATCAGTTTCTTCTTTCTTATTCAGATAACCAAGCATGACCTGCGGGCCCTTTACCGTTATTTCTCCAGATTCCCCCATATCTATAACTTTGGTTCCAGTTTCAATATCTACAATCCTGATTGATGTATTTGGGATCGGGAATCCAACTGTTCCTCTCTTTCTCTTTGAAGGATCTACAGGGGTTATAGTAACAACAGGTGAAGATTCAGATAAGCCATATCCTTCTATTATTATGATATTCGTAAGGGAAGTGAACTGACTTTCTAGTTCCTCTGGCATAGGAGCTGCACCTGAAAAAAGCAATGAAGTGTTTGACAGGGCCTTTTTATCTCCCTTAAGGTTTTTCATTATGGAATGATACATTGTTGGAATTCCAGGGAATGTAATATTTTTTCCTTTTTTCATAGTACTGATTATAAGTTTTGTATTTCTTGGGTCCGGTATAATTGTTATGGGCATTCCGTTAAAAATTGGGAAAAGCATAGCTGTCATCATACCATAGACATGAAAAAATGGGATAGCAGCAAGGACCTCTGCATTTTTTTTATAGTTTTCAGGAACCCATTCATTGATCTGATATACATTGGAGATTAAATTCTGATGTGTTAAGATTGCACCCTTTGGCGTCCCTGTTGTTCCACCTGTATACTGTATTATGGCTGGTGTTGTTGAAGGTTCTATCTTTGCTTCTCCATTTTCTATTTTTCCCTTTTTATAGAATTTATATAGAATTATATCCTTGTTTAGCTGAATTTTTACCTTGCCTTTTTTAAACACTCTCCCTAAATTGTATAAACCCCTTATTGCACCTGGAAGGTAATCCTGAATTTTACAGAAAATTATCTTGTTTAGATATTTCTTATAAAGTGTTGCAATCCTTTCGTAAAAATCATCAAGGGTAATTATGACATCTGAACCAGAATCAGATAGTTCATTACTGATTTCAAAGCTTGTATAGAGTGGGTTTATTTGGACTACTACTGCTCCTATCTTGCAAATAGCAAAGAACATAATCACATATGCAGGAGAATTTGGCAACATTATGCCCACTCTATCACTGGGTTTTATTCCATTTGCCTTCAAAAATTCTGCTGCATCATCAACCATATCTTTCAGTTCTGAGAACGTGTACTGTTTTCCAATAAACTTTAGTGATATCTTATTCGGATTCCTTAATACAACATCCTGCAAGACTGAATAGAGGGTTCTTTCGGGGATGCTCAATTCGCGTCTTGTCCCTCCTGGATAATTCTTTTTCCATAATTCTTCCATATGCTGCAATATTGATGTCTCGTCTTCCATTTCATTTACACTATACTCATGTATAATTTTAACTCTTATGTTAGTTTATATTGATTTTATTATATTAAGACTTATAAAACTGATATAATAGGTACTGAACTTAAATATCAAGAAATAGTATATTTAAAAATGAAAGAAGATTCTGTTGGTACGGATGATCAGAGATCGCTATATAGGTGGATAATGGCAGGCATTGCAGGACTTCTTATGACTACGAGTTTTATCTCACTGACTGCATTCGGCATCATGTCTACAAAAATGGCATCCACTTTTGGGATTAGTTCCGGTACACTATCTATATACGGTGTTGATGCATTTTCTGTTGGCTTATTTGTAGCATTTTTTCTGGGTCATGGTGGTATATTCGATACAAAATTGAAAACTGGTGTTCTTGTTGCACAGATTTTTCTCATAGTGCCTCAGTTTCTTATTCCCGTCTTTCCCAATCCATATGTGCTCATAGCACTCCGTTTCTTTCAGGGTTTAATGATAATGATGCTTGCACTGTTTTCAATTCAGCTCGCTGGATGGTTTCCAGCAGGGGAGAGAGCTAGGTCTCTTGCTTTTACATTAGGTGCCATAAGCCTTGGTAGTGCTGCTGGTGGAATTCTCTCTGGTGCACTTATTGCACTTTCATGGCAAGAAACGTACTACATTACAGGTATAGTGATGGTTGCAGGTGCACTGATCTACTTCATTTTTGCAAGAGATTCTGAGTCTCAGAGAGATGCCATAATTCAGGCAAAGGGTGAACATCATCAAAGCGCATGGAAAAACCCCATGGTAATCTTGATGGGATTGATCCAGTTCCCGCTTACGTGGGTCTTGTTTAGCGTTGGTGGATATTTATCTTCATATTCTTATCACCTTGGCTATTCAAGTTCACAAACCAGCAACCTTATAATTGCCTGGGGTTTATCTGGATTTGTAGCCGCATTTATCGGAGCGATTCTAGGAGATTATCTCGCAAAAGGAAAGAAAACCAACAGAGGTATCCTGAATTCAAGACTTTTAATAATGACGTCTGCTGATATTCTTATGGCCATTGGGATTCTTCTCATGATAGTCATAGGAAGTTTCTCCTATTATGATCTTCTATTTGCCGCTGTGGTTAATGGATTCCTGATGATGTTTCCACCAAATTACTGGGCTCTACCTGGAAATGTATTTCCTTTGGCTATAATGAGTGCAGGGGCTTTTGGAATGGGGCTTATATCTAATTCAGCGGATGCAATAGGACCGTTTGTAACTTCATCACTCATAAGCGATTTAGGGTGGGATGGTGTGTTTTTAATTATGCTAGTCCTTTCATTAATAGGAATATTGCTTAACGTTTATCTATCCAGATCGAAATTACCTCTTCCACAGGATTAAAATTATATAATATATTTCCATTTATATGTTCCAAAAACCAAAATATTTTTCTACAAATAATGAAATTGAATTTTAGCTCTCTTTATGGTTCTAAGCTATGGTTATATCCTGTGTATTATATTTAGATTAGCTTTATTGAATAGATATTTAATCCAAAATTATAAATTCTGAAAAGACTTGTATTATTTATGGCAGTACCAAGAATAAAAAAGGGAAAATTGTCAAAAGAAAGAGAAAGAAATGATGATGGAACTTGGAGAAAGAAGAGAAAAAAGTGAAAATGCCTAATTTGGAATTTTCACAGTTTTAAATTAATAATGGATTTGCATATACGTTTTATAAAATCTTCAAAGCCGCCGACGGGATTCGATCCCGCGACCTCGTGCTTACCAAGCACGCGCTCTACCAGGCTGAGCTACGACGGCAGTAACCACCTGAATTCATAATCCTTAATAAATCTTGCAAAAAATTCTGAATAGTTCCTTATTTCCCTTAGGACTGCATACTTCTGTTGATTTAAAAGGTGCTTCTGCTATAATTTTAATAAATAGTAAGTGATTTTACCTTGTTGGAAGAGAAATTACCTATTATTTCTGTAATTATAACACTGTATAACAGAACACAATTTGTTCGTGAAGCAATCGAATCTGTTATCAAACAAACACTAAATAAAGATCTCTATGAGATTATATTAGTGTCTAATATACCTTTAGATACAAGTGCGTATGGAGAAAACCTGAAGTTCTCACTAATTCCTGATGAACAAATAGGGAAAAAATATTTGAGAGGACTCGAACTTTCAAAGGGAAAAATAATAACATTCCTTGATGATGACGACCTATTTTATGAAACAAGACTGGAGAAAATTGTGAATTTCTATAAGAAAAATAGTGGCACAATATATTATCATAATTCCTTTTCATTTATCAGTGCTGATGGGAAGGATGTGAAGACGACATTTAAGAAACATTCCCAAAAATTTTCACAAGGAAATAGACCCATGGTTATTAGAAATGATGGAAAACTTAAAAAACTTGTAAAAGCTAAAAAAATTTCGGCTGATTTCAATATGAGTTCCATAGCAGTTTCTAGAGAACTTATAATTCAGAATTCCAATTTGCTTTTCTCAAGTAACAAAACGCCTGATATATACCTGTTTCTTGAGGCTATACATCAGAGGGCCACAATATACCTGGATCCTGAAAAATTAACCAAATACAGGTTGAGAACAGAAACTCAGCCTAAATTATTTACTGAAACTATAAAACCCGGACATGTTCAACTTGATGTCAGGGATGAAATTGTCTCGATTGCCTCAAAAAGTGGTGATAAATTATTTTTGAAATATTCATATTTTGAACGTTATGATTACCTTGCATTTTCTGAATTAAAGAAGTTTAAAAACAGTAGGAACAGAAATAGGAAAAAGGTAATCGATAACATGAAAAAACTCCCTTTAACAAAAGTTTATTTGATACCTTATTTTTTTAAATACATATTTTTCTACATAATTTTATTTATTTATCCTGAGTGGGTAAAGCACATAAATATTTGACAATAGATTATCTCTGGTTAACTTCAGTCATAAGTGAGTTTATCAAATACTGCTTGATCCGTAATAATAAATTCCTCCAATCTCTTTTTTGTCTAATGTCCCTGTACTTTCCATATGTCTTAAATGCGATATGGCTTCACCAATTGCAAAGTTGGATTCCATCATATTCATGGATTCCATGGTTCTCCCCTTACTCCAGCGCATTTTGTGTGCTGTTTCATAGGCTGTCAACCACTTATCCCTAACGAGTTCCATGATTTCATTCATCCTATCACCATGATGTTTTATCAACTGATCTATCCTTTCATTTTGGTTTCCAAAAGGCTTTCCATGACCCGGGAATGTAGCCTTTACCTTAATGTTTTTAGTCTTGATGAGGCTGGAAAGGTATTCTCCAAGCATATCTTCCTCTTCGTCGTAATAGCTGATGTTGGGTGTAATTCGTTCTAAAATATGATCACCAGACATTAGAGCGGTACTATCATTTACAAAGTAGCAAGTAGATCCTGGTGAATGACCTGGAACATGCAATGTTCTAATTCCATTTGGTAAATTTTTAATTGCTTCGAGAGGCTCCAGTTTAAGGTCCAAATAATTTTTCAACTCCCTGAACACAGGATGACTCTCGGTAAGATTTTCTAAGAATTTATCTGGTACGCCATTCCTTCGTAGGTAATCGATCTGCCATGATATGAAACCTTTAGCTGAGGATTGAATTGCCTCAATTCGTCTCAAATCTTCCTTTCCTATGTACCCGTTCAGACTGTAATTATTATGTAATTTATTAACTCCCCCTACATGATCTATATGCAGGTGAGTGAGGAGTACCATGTTTATACTTTCTATGTCAACCCTCTTACTTTCCAGAAATGTATCTATTTGATCATCCATTCCTGTGTCGATTAGAATTTTATTTTTACCATCATCAAGAATGTAAATGGAAGCAGTTCTTAAAGCCCTTATGGCAATGGGAATTTCAAATGTGCTGATTTCGAATGTCATGAACTGGTATTACGATAAATCTTAAGTTACTTACTAGTTGCTATTTTGTTAAAATATCAAACAGAAATGTGATTATTAAACATTAGAATTTGAATTCCTTAATGCTGACTTTGAGGGTTGGGATAAATTATAATTTATAATTGGAATACTGGATTATGAAGAGTTTGGTTCCACTTGCTGTTTTTAAGGCAGGGACAAATGTAATTCCATATATATCTGCAATCTTCCTTGTAATAGCAGTCATTTTGCCAATCTACTTTTACCCTGGTTATTTTTTGGCAAGTGTCGTAAACTACGCTCCTTTTCTGGTACTATCCATCTTTATAATTGGATACAATATTGTACAGTACAGGAAAAGGGCTGACATAGAAATATTTGAAGATAAGATAATCATAGTTACCACAAACAAGAGATTTAATGTCTACTACAGTGACATACAAGATATTACCAGAGATATGAATGATGGCAAAAAACTGTTCATAATTCAAACCAAGTCTGGTCGTAAAATAGCGCTATATGACAGAAAATTAATAACATTCAAAACTACATTAATTGACTTTATTAAGAGCAGGACATCGTCAGGACAGGGTCAAAAATAAAGACCTACCTCTAAACTCTGGCATATGGTGATCTATTTTTTGATATGCGTGAAAAGTTCTTCTAATTTGGCATCTATATGGACATAATGAAGTTTAAATCATTTAAGAGTTGACATAACTATGATTTATTATATGGTTAGACTTACCAGCCCTTGCTTATTATTGATTAATTCCATGACTATATTGATTTTAATATGTTTGTATATTTATATTATAAAAATTGCCATACAGACGTACTTATTTAAAAATTGTAAATTATTATTAGAAATGTAATGTATGTTTGTTAAATCCTCTTAATTATTGGTTTTTAATTAAAAAATAGAATTATTTACTGTAACAATTTAGACTATTTTTGTATATACTTGTGTACAGTCATTTACATAAAATTTATATACCTCCAAGTATATCTATTAGAGATAATAATGAATCCTGAATCAAAAGACATTAAGATTACACTAAGGATTTCAGAAGAAGATCTTGACTTGATAGATAGTTTTCTTGAGGAAAACATGTCTTTTGGAAGTCGATCAGAGTTTCTTAGAAACTGCGCCCTAGATTTTATACAATCTAAGAAAAATTTCAAAGGAATGGATCTGGGAAACGGTATATCCCTTTCTAAGAAACAGGAAGAATACATTGAACGAATGATAAGAATGGGTTACTATCCATCAAAGGAAGATGCAATTAAGTCGATTCTGGAATATGTTTTTGATTCTGGCTTTATAAAAAAGATTTTTGAGGAAAAAATAGAGAAGTATCAGGAAATAGAAAAATCAATGAAATCTAACGAAAGGGTAAGTTTGGTAGACAGGGATGAAGAAAAAAAATATGGGAGGTATTAGGTGATTTAAATGGAGGAAGTAAATAAATTGAACCTGGAGAATGAAAAGCTTGACTCGGTGGAATTGCAGACCTACATGCAACAAACTATTGTGCTGATAGGTGACAGAATGAGTGATGTGTATAATGGCCTCATCAAAGCAAATGAAGGAAAGAAGAATGCAATTATCTATATCACACAGGAAAAGGAAAGAAAATTGAGTTCCTCAGGAAAACTGAAATACGAGGATTTTAATGATGAATATGATAGTTCCTTTGTAAAGATGACAGATAAAGACGGAAATATAATGGACGAAGAGGACGGTGCCAGCAGGATATCTTACCCTGACATTGTACAGGTAAAATTCAGAAATCTATCTTCGGATCGTGAGCTGAGGCACGCTGCTGAAATTGTATCGGGACTTGTGGATAACAGCTGGGTAACAATAGTTGCAAGTGATCTGTCTGAAGGCTTCGCTAGAAATATACATTCATCCTTGGTCTACAGAAGAAAGAAGTTCAATAATTCTGTCGCATCCTTCGTTTTTACAAGAGCAAGCAATCCCACTGATGAATTCAATCTTAAGATAATCAGAGAAAGTATAAAAAAGAACACTAATAAG contains:
- a CDS encoding glycosyltransferase family 2 protein; this translates as MEEKLPIISVIITLYNRTQFVREAIESVIKQTLNKDLYEIILVSNIPLDTSAYGENLKFSLIPDEQIGKKYLRGLELSKGKIITFLDDDDLFYETRLEKIVNFYKKNSGTIYYHNSFSFISADGKDVKTTFKKHSQKFSQGNRPMVIRNDGKLKKLVKAKKISADFNMSSIAVSRELIIQNSNLLFSSNKTPDIYLFLEAIHQRATIYLDPEKLTKYRLRTETQPKLFTETIKPGHVQLDVRDEIVSIASKSGDKLFLKYSYFERYDYLAFSELKKFKNSRNRNRKKVIDNMKKLPLTKVYLIPYFFKYIFFYIILFIYPEWVKHINI
- a CDS encoding long-chain-fatty-acid--CoA ligase translates to MEDETSILQHMEELWKKNYPGGTRRELSIPERTLYSVLQDVVLRNPNKISLKFIGKQYTFSELKDMVDDAAEFLKANGIKPSDRVGIMLPNSPAYVIMFFAICKIGAVVVQINPLYTSFEISNELSDSGSDVIITLDDFYERIATLYKKYLNKIIFCKIQDYLPGAIRGLYNLGRVFKKGKVKIQLNKDIILYKFYKKGKIENGEAKIEPSTTPAIIQYTGGTTGTPKGAILTHQNLISNVYQINEWVPENYKKNAEVLAAIPFFHVYGMMTAMLFPIFNGMPITIIPDPRNTKLIISTMKKGKNITFPGIPTMYHSIMKNLKGDKKALSNTSLLFSGAAPMPEELESQFTSLTNIIIIEGYGLSESSPVVTITPVDPSKRKRGTVGFPIPNTSIRIVDIETGTKVIDMGESGEITVKGPQVMLGYLNKKEETDQVLRDGWLYTGDIGFVDEEGYIHIIDRKKDMIIAGGYNIYPREIEEVLLKNGKIEDAAVIGIKDPHRGETVKAYIVLKKDQNLTEKEVISYCSEKLAIYKIPKRVEFVDSLPKSLVGKVLRRELVERNERRT
- a CDS encoding MBL fold metallo-hydrolase; the protein is MTFEISTFEIPIAIRALRTASIYILDDGKNKILIDTGMDDQIDTFLESKRVDIESINMVLLTHLHIDHVGGVNKLHNNYSLNGYIGKEDLRRIEAIQSSAKGFISWQIDYLRRNGVPDKFLENLTESHPVFRELKNYLDLKLEPLEAIKNLPNGIRTLHVPGHSPGSTCYFVNDSTALMSGDHILERITPNISYYDEEEDMLGEYLSSLIKTKNIKVKATFPGHGKPFGNQNERIDQLIKHHGDRMNEIMELVRDKWLTAYETAHKMRWSKGRTMESMNMMESNFAIGEAISHLRHMESTGTLDKKEIGGIYYYGSSSI
- a CDS encoding MFS transporter, with product MKEDSVGTDDQRSLYRWIMAGIAGLLMTTSFISLTAFGIMSTKMASTFGISSGTLSIYGVDAFSVGLFVAFFLGHGGIFDTKLKTGVLVAQIFLIVPQFLIPVFPNPYVLIALRFFQGLMIMMLALFSIQLAGWFPAGERARSLAFTLGAISLGSAAGGILSGALIALSWQETYYITGIVMVAGALIYFIFARDSESQRDAIIQAKGEHHQSAWKNPMVILMGLIQFPLTWVLFSVGGYLSSYSYHLGYSSSQTSNLIIAWGLSGFVAAFIGAILGDYLAKGKKTNRGILNSRLLIMTSADILMAIGILLMIVIGSFSYYDLLFAAVVNGFLMMFPPNYWALPGNVFPLAIMSAGAFGMGLISNSADAIGPFVTSSLISDLGWDGVFLIMLVLSLIGILLNVYLSRSKLPLPQD
- a CDS encoding ribbon-helix-helix domain-containing protein; this translates as MNPESKDIKITLRISEEDLDLIDSFLEENMSFGSRSEFLRNCALDFIQSKKNFKGMDLGNGISLSKKQEEYIERMIRMGYYPSKEDAIKSILEYVFDSGFIKKIFEEKIEKYQEIEKSMKSNERVSLVDRDEEKKYGRY